Within the Salinibacterium sp. TMP30 genome, the region CGGCGATTGCCACAACCACGACGGGCGGCGCAATCGTCACGAGAGCTGTGGCAAGCCCGGCGCCGAGACCGATAACGACATAGGTGGCTCCTGCAGAGACGGACGCGATCCATCGTTTACTACTGTCGTCGTGAGCTTCCTCACTTGCCGTCAGCGCGGCGGTGATTGCTGCCAGATTGAGTGCATGACCGCCAAAGAAAGCACTCGCCGCCGATGCTGCGCCGGTAACGGTGAGTGCTGGCCCGGCGGGAACCGCAAAACCGTACGTGCGCATCACAGTAAAACCTGGAACGTTTTGACCCGCCATCGTCACAATGAATAAAGGAATCCCCAGACTCACAATCACGATCGGATCAAAGGTCGGCATCACAAAGGTCAGTTGCGGCACGATTGTCGATCCCGGAAACGGGGTGCCGCCCGACGTCACAGCGATCGCGACCACTGCAGCAACTAGTGCGCCGGGAACCGCCCAGCGCGGCGCGACCTTCAACAAAATCAGCCAGGTAACAACCATCGGAAGCCCCAGCCACGGGTACTCAACGGCTGCAGTGATTGGTGCGAGACAGATCGTAAACAGGATGCCCGCCAACATCGCACTGGCAATGGGCTGTGGGATGTTGGTAATGAGCCGACCCAGCGCTGGTACGAGGCCGCACACCACAATCAACACCGCACAGACAATGAACGCACCCACAGCTGCACGGAATTCGATGTCGCCCTGAGCCGCCACTATCAGCAAAGCAGCTCCAGGAGTGGACCATGCAACAGTAATCGGCATGCGATAGCGCCACGCCAAACCGATGGTTACAAGACCCATCAGAACAGTGAGGATGAGGAGACCGGATGCCGCCTGGGCATCGCTCGCGCCGACCGCTTGGAGCCCAGCAACCACGAGTGTGAACGACGACGCAAAGCCGGCAATGCCTGCGATCAGTCCGGTAGAAAGAAGCTGGAAAATGGCTGTCGTCGCTTTCTCTTCACGGCCCGTATCGGCTCATACTATCGCCGCTTCCGACTGCCACCACAGCACTCAACCAGTGGTTCTTACAGCTCGAGAACGATCTTTCCGCGCGAATG harbors:
- a CDS encoding benzoate/H(+) symporter BenE family transporter encodes the protein MFQLLSTGLIAGIAGFASSFTLVVAGLQAVGASDAQAASGLLILTVLMGLVTIGLAWRYRMPITVAWSTPGAALLIVAAQGDIEFRAAVGAFIVCAVLIVVCGLVPALGRLITNIPQPIASAMLAGILFTICLAPITAAVEYPWLGLPMVVTWLILLKVAPRWAVPGALVAAVVAIAVTSGGTPFPGSTIVPQLTFVMPTFDPIVIVSLGIPLFIVTMAGQNVPGFTVMRTYGFAVPAGPALTVTGAASAASAFFGGHALNLAAITAALTASEEAHDDSSKRWIASVSAGATYVVIGLGAGLATALVTIAPPVVVVAIAGLAVMGALIASVRSALEAPEHRIAAIATFLVASSGITVIGIGSAFWALIVGAIVMVWLGWRTQRSRPNRRIDAATTLPEK